A DNA window from Hevea brasiliensis isolate MT/VB/25A 57/8 chromosome 2, ASM3005281v1, whole genome shotgun sequence contains the following coding sequences:
- the LOC110652528 gene encoding uncharacterized protein LOC110652528 codes for MAKRRDRRVVQSSGRRQARGDTSTQVDQFSESAASDRKLITIFVSFFIVIPAVSVLVYCIKYVPNTYRTESHAHQEGRVKTDLNYQEILSKNSKVSNNASHRQYTYPVLAYITPWNSKGYEMAKRFTNKFTHLSPVWYDLRSQGTDLTLQGRHNADKGWISELRMKGDALVLPRVVLEAFPKEMLIKKKLRDKAIELIVSECKEMEYDGIVLESWSRWAAYGILRDPDTRNKALKFIKQLGHALHSVSSARSSKQPLQLVYVIGPPHSEKLQVHDFGPEDLQSLNDAVDGFSLMTYDFSSPHNPGPNAPLKWIRFTLQLLLGTTGSDAWTQAHKIFLGINFYGNDFLLSEGSGGGAIIGRDYLSLLEKHKPDLRWEEGSAEHFFLYVDDENKNHAVFYPSLTSVSLRLEEARIWGTGISIWEIGQGLDCFFDLL; via the exons ATGGCGAAAAGGCGCGACCGCCGAGTCGTGCAGAGTTCAGGTCGCCGTCAAGCCCGCGGCGACACGTCCACTCAAGTGGACCAATTCAGCGAGTCAGCAGCTTCAGATCGCAAGCTCATCACCATTTTCGTCTCCTTCTTCATCGTAATTCCCGCCGTCTCCGTACTGGTATACTGTATCAAATATGTTCCAAATACGTACAGAACGGAATCACATGCACACCAAGAAGGGCGTGTTAAAACTGATTTGAATTACCAAGAAATCCTCAGT AAGAATTCAAAGGTTTCAAATAATGCATCTCACCGGCAGTATACATATCCAGTACTAGCATACATTACTCCCTG GAATTCTAAAGGGTATGAAATGGCAAAGAGGTTCACGAACAAGTTTACGCATTTATCGCCTGTCTGGTATGATCTGAGGAG CCAAGGCACCGACTTAACACTGCAAGGGAGGCATAATGCTGATAAAGGATGGATCTCAGAGCTTAGAATGAAAGGAGATGCTCTG GTGTTACCTAGAGTTGTTTTGGAAGCATTTCCAAAAGAGATGCTTATCAAGAAGAAACTGAGGGATAAAGCTATTGAGCTTATAGTATCAGAGTGCAA GGAAATGGAATATGATGGAATTGTGCTCGAGTCCTGGTCAAGGTGGGCAGCTTATGGCATCTTGCGTGATCCAGATACGAGGAATAAG GCCCTGAAGTTTATAAAACAACTTGGGCATGCACTGCACTCTGTGAGCTCAGCAAGGAGCAGTAAGCAACCTTTACAGTTGGTCTACGTTATAGGGCCACCACATTCAGAGAAGCTTCAAGTGCATGACTTTGGCCCAGAGGATCTTCAGAGCTTGAATGATGCTGTAGATGGTTTCTCACTCATGACCTATGACTTCTCAAGTCCTCATAATCCTGGTCCAAATGCACCTTTGAAGTGGATCCGTTTCACCCTGCAGCTGCTCCTTGGCACCACTGGCAGTGATGCCTGGACCCAAGCCCATAAAATATTTCTTGGCATCAATTTTTACGGAAATGATTTTCTCCTTTCTGAAG GTTCTGGTGGGGGAGCTATTATTGGGAGAGATTACCTCTCTTTATTGGAGAAGCACAAGCCTGACTTGCGATGGGAGGAGGGCAGTGCAGAGCATTTTTTCCTCTATGTTGATGATGAAAATAAAAATCATGCGGTGTTCTACCCATCTTTAACATCAGTTTCTCTACGACTAGAGGAAGCTCGAATATGGGGAACGGGCATCTCGATCTGGGAAATTGGGCAAGGTTTGGATTGCTTTTTTGATCTTTTGTGA
- the LOC110652615 gene encoding rhodanese-like domain-containing protein 4, chloroplastic, with amino-acid sequence MEALNAAGLTPISVLCEKRTEPGKFLCLPATSSLKFSNSASLSSTPHTNTIQECLSRTFHGGLVALSSVLSTGLAKALTYEEALQQSTSTPASDFDASGVLDNVISFATENPTVIGGGAAILAVPLVLSQILKKPKPWGVESARKAYAVLGDDANAQLLDIRAPVELKKMGTPDIRGFKKKPVSIAYKGDDKPGFLKKLSLKFKEPEKTTLFILDKFNANSELVAELVTVNGFKAAYSIKDGADGPQGWMNTSVPWIPPSKGLSLDLSNLTDTLSNALGEGSDALPLTIGIAAAAGLGVLAFSEIETILQVLGSAAIVQFVSQKLLFAEERKKTLQQVDEFLNTMVAPKELVGDIKQIGKALLPTVGPSKALPRPVEPSSESAAADSTVQKSEPASEPAPQINSVEAESVSGFPSPLSPYASYPDFKPPTSPTPSQP; translated from the exons ATGGAGGCCCTAAATGCAGCAGGTTTGACCCCAATATCGGTTCTTTGTGAAAAAAGAACAGAACCTGGAAAATTTTTATGCCTCCCTGCTACTTCATCACTCAAATTCTCAAACTCTGCTTCTCTAAGCTCCACTCCACATACTAATACCATACAAGAGTGCTTATCAAGAACTTTTCATGGGGGTCTAGTAGCCTTATCTTCAGTTCTTAGCACTGGGTTAGCTAAAGCTTTAACATATGAGGAAGCACTACAACAGTCAACGAGCACCCCCGCATCGGATTTTGATGCCAGTGGAGTTCTTGATAATGTTATCAGTTTTGCAACTGAAAACCCAACTGTTATAGGAGGTGGTGCTGCAATTTTGGCAGTTCCATTGGTTTTGTCTCAGATTCTAAAGAAACCCAAGCCATGGGGTGTTGAGTCTGCAAGAAAAGCTTATGCAGTATTGGGAGATGATGCAAATGCTCAGTTACTTGATATAAGAGCGCCAGTGGAATTGAAAAAAATGGGTACTCCTGATATCAGGGGTTTCAAAAAGAAGCCAGTGTCAATTGCTTACAAAGGTGATGATAAGCCAGGTTTCTTGAAGAAGCTGTCTTTGAAGTTTAAGGAACCAGAAAAAACTACATTGTTCATTCTAGATAA ATTCAATGCGAACTCTGAACTGGTTGCAGAGTTGGTCACTGTAAACGGATTTAAAGCTGCTTATTCTATAAAAGATGGTGCAGATGGACCACAGGGATGGATG AATACTAGCGTTCCTTGGATACCTCCAAGTAAAGGGTTGAGTCTTGATCTTAGCAATTTGACAGATACTCTCAGCAATGCACTTGGG GAGGGCTCGGATGCCTTGCCTCTGACCATTGGGATTGCAGCAGCTGCTGGCTTAGGTGTGTTAGCATTTTCAGAG ATAGAAACAATTCTCCAAGTATTAGGCTCAGCTGCAATTGTTCAGTTTGTGAGTCAGAAACTCCTGTTTGCAGAG GAACGTAAGAAAACTCTGCAGCAGGTTGATGAATTCTTGAACACCATGGTTGCCCCTAAAGAGCTTGTTGGTGATATAAAG CAAATTGGGAAGGCTCTTCTACCAACAGTGGGGCCAAGTAAGGCACTCCCTCGACCTGTGGAACCAAGTTCAGAATCTGCTGCTGCTGATAGTACTGTACAGAAGTCAGAACCTGCTTCAGAGCCAGCTCCACAAATAAATTCAGTTGAAGCAGAATCAGTTTCTGGGTTTCCAAGTCCCCTTTCGCCATATGCATCT tatccagatttcaaGCCCCCAACATCTCCTACTCCATCACAGCCCTAA
- the LOC110652247 gene encoding histone H3-like centromeric protein CENH3 has translation MARVKHSAPRGRRRKKSTETTTSPTSLATPPSNRSPGPSASRAQRNTPSTSRTPRQRKQHRFKPGTVALREIRHFQKTWKLLIPAASFIRLVKSITVEYSQEVNRWTAEALVALQEASEDFLVHLFEDGMLCAIHAKRVTLMKKDFELARRLGGKGRPW, from the exons ATGGCCAGAGTCAAACATTCCGCGCCTCGGGGCCGAAGGCGAAAGAAATCCA CTGAAACAACTACCTCACCAACTTCACTAGCAACGCCGCCGTCG AATAGGTCCCCAGGACCAAGTGCAAGTAGAGCACAGCGAAATACTCCATCAA CTTCAAGAACACCAAGGCAGAGGAAACAGCATCGCTTCAAGCCAGGAACAGTAGCTCTCCGAGAAATTCGCCACTTCCAGAAGACTTGGAAGCTGCTGATCCCAGCTGCTAGCTTCATCCGACTt GTAAAGAGTATTACTGTTGAATACTCCCAAGAAGTTAACCGTTGGACAGCTGAAGCTTTAGTAGCACTTCAAGAG GCATCAGAGGATTTTTTGGTCCATTTGTTTGAAGATGGAATGCTATGTGCAATTCATGCAAAGCGTGTTACATTAA TGAAAAAGGATTTTGAATTGGCACGTCGGCTTGGAGGGAAGGGACGACCTTGGTGA